TTATCACTGATATTACTCGAAAGGCATTTCGATAACTACTCAcgacaaaaaatacctacttacgtatgTTGAATTTAACTGGTAATACAAATAAGTAATAGTTAAATTCGCAGTACAATTTATGATACGAGGACTTACGTTTAcaatgattcaaatttcattttaaaattaaatgaatgaaaaaataaataaatttcattaaaataaaaaaactaaatatGCCAGCAGATGACCACCTGAAAatgaacgaagaaaaaaaaaccttgttaCCACCAAAAAGATCATCCGTTTTGGATCATTATTCCATATCATTTGTGAgtaattcgtcattttttgcataaaacatAATTTAAGTTTCAACCAAGTATTTGATCAtgattttgatagaaaaactTATCCATTTCAGGAACAACTGATGTTCGTTATCATTATAGTATTACCGGCATTACCAGCTGGAGTGTCAGTCGGATTCTCAGCCATTGCTCTTCCTGAACTGAATTTAAATTTGATACAATCTTCGTGGTTCGGTAAATTAAACCAAATTCCAACTGTTCTTCAGATAAAAAACCGCATTATAAGCACAAGTTATTCATTTTTACAGCGAGCTTGCCTACACTAGGTGCCATACTTGGGAACTTCATAACTGGTTACGTAATCGATAGATTCGGAAGAAAATTGGCTTTTTTTGTCAACACCATACCGGCATTTATCGGATTCGCTTTTCTGGCTGGTTCTCCAAAAGTGGTTCATCTTTACATTGGTCAAACATGTATAGGAATATCTCAAGGTGCAGTTACTTTTGTAGCAACTGCATACATAGCAGAAAGCTTAGCGCCAGATAATTTGCATTTTAGGAGCAGTTTGGCATCGTGGAATATATTGGGCGTTACTCTGGGCTTATCTATCACGTATGTTTTAGGTTATTTGTTTCATTACGATGGTGTAGCTTTGATTGCCGCTTCAGTCGCATTGCTATCATCGATATTAATACTTGTTTTTGTACCCGAAAGTCCAGCTTGGCTTGATCAACAGGGAAGGTTTAAGGAAGCTCAACAAGCTAGGTATCAATTAGGTTGCGAACGTTTTGACATAGAATCATCGACAAGTTATAAACCCATCAGCGACGACATAAACGTAGATGAAACCCTTTTCTCATACTTGCTGAAAGTTAGGAGAAAAGATGTATATATGCCACTGTTGGTTACAACAGCGtacttcttttttcaacaattctctGGTACGCAAGTCTACTCCGCATATATGGTGGAAATCATCACCGTCAAATCATTAACTATCGATTCTTATTTAACCACTCTTATATGTGGTCTCATCATGGCAATGGGTCAGATTTCCTACACTTCTTTTCTGCCACGAATGGGGgtgagaaaaattgcaattacatCGTCACTAGTGGCAAGTTCGACCACGTTAGTATTGGGAATATGCAATCATTTGAGTAGCACTATCACAGTGTATCCTTACATTGTCGACTACATCCACATCCTTGCTGTTTGGTGTAATGTATTCTTCAGTGCAATGGGTATTGCAACAGTTCCCTATACGATAATAGGTGAGATTTTCCCAGCAGATGCTAAAGGTTTCGGGTCAGTTGCCGTCTTCGCCGtgaatttgttttatttcatcaatttaatgATATACCCTCAAGCAGTAGTGCTCTCATCTTATGCCATTTTCTACGTATATGCTATAATAGGTTTTCTAGCTGTGCCATTCATATATTACTGTATCCCAGAAACAGTTGGACGAACTCTAGAGCAACTTTCCTCTGACTTTTCTTCGTAACATTGCACTTGGTATCTAACTAAAACTATCTATACCTAACGAGGGatttgaggtgtcacactccgatttgaacgggaccgcgatttttggaaagagcatagtctaaaaccctgaaaaccaaattttcagctgcccaagttcatttttcgatttttggcgaatttttggaaattcaaaattgactgtttttggcgatttatgcattttttttttttaaagtacgtacttgatcattaaaaatggtcaaaataagccccaaaactaatattaattacccaaatccgaattttacgattttccagccattctggagcctccagcgcgatttttcaatttctcctgaGGCGATTTTGAGAGTGctgaagagtggttttttgaccagcttttttcaaaattaaaaaatcaaaaaaatcaaaagataacggtttgtgaggaaatttttgaaattcgcgcgaatcgctgtattttttcaagaactaacctccggagcgcaaattctaccatttccagccgttttggagcgagtgtgacacctcaaaaaaccactcttgaggtgtcactctcaaaatcggctcaaatgtggattaactcgttaaacaggtccagTATAATACAcacctcgatttttagctgcccaactgcatatccacgccttctggagcaaattcataattctggagaaattgaaaatcgcgctggaggctccagaatggctggaaattgtgaaatttggatttggggggttagttacggacaaaacacagcgattcgcgctcatttcaaaaatttcctcacaaacgggaaacttttgatttttttgattttttaattttggaaaaatctggtcaaaaaaccactcttcagCACTCTCAAAATcgcctcaaatgtggataaactcgttaaacaggtcgagtgtaatatacaactcgatttttagctgcccaacttcatattcacgccttctggagcaaattcgaaattctggataaattgaaaattcgcgctggaggctccagaatggctggaaatagtaaaatttggatttgggtaattgatattagttttggggcttattttgaccatttttactgatcaagtacgtacttttaaaaaaaaagcataaatcgccaaaaacagtcaattttgaattttcaaaaattcgccaaaaatcgaaaaatgaacttgggcagctgaaaatttggttttcagggttttagactatgctctttccaaaaatcgcggtctcgttcaaatcgaagtgtgACACCTCAGGAGGTTCCATTTAAGATAAATATTATAAGGTATGGTATTCTTTCTAGTCGTTTTGttcagtgatggcaaaactttttcatttcagttcaagtttttagtttttagtttcagttttatttttttcagttcatgttttcagtttttagtttcagttttatttttttcagttcaagttttcagtttttagtttcagttttacttttttcagttcaagtttttagtttcagttttcagttttgattttttcagttcaagtttttagtttcagtttttcatttcagtttcagttttcacttttcatcatttattaaggttcgaaacaaaatgaaaaaaaaaattcttttctttcatgaattttttcatattcatacattaatttaatagtccgggagcccacttaaggataaattgcaccccctcgtcgatcctccgggacaacttttttcaaggggaagtcctgaggaacatttctagcccttgtactcaaaaaaaaacttggcgctacttacaaaatggtgtccattttgattgacaggtgagctgaaatcgcagatttcgtgttccaacataggacttgcacaacattttttgaactatacaaaggtagatcgaaagatcaagtaaaaatttatcacctgtcaaaatttcaagtgctaaagtacgtttttcgatttttggtgaatttttgaaaatcaaatttaggccaaaaatgagggaaaaaatcaaaattttaccaaatagaccaagaaagctgaaatttgggacacaccctattttcgacatgacaaatcgattggaaactgtttcaaaccggttcgagcagttctggagcctccagcagatttttgaaactcgaaattcccacaaaatttcaccaacatggagttggaaagctgaaatttattctgtaaggagcctccatcagatttttgaaaatttaaatttttacaaaatttcatcaaatggcgatggaaagcttaaatttactctacactccaattttaacatcctctgaagacgacttcaagtgggtccaaatcattttggagcctcccaacgactttttgaaaattactggagcctccagtagatttttgaaacttgaaattcccgaaacattttaccaaatggagttggcaagctgaaatttacttcgcaaactaatttcaatacaatattaagtcgactacatggtggtttcaagtgattttaaatgattttgaagtttccagctactttttggaaatttcaattttccaaaaaacaccacatgacctctcaaaaaatcgctggaggctcaaaaacgtcttgaaatccgccaacagacgacttcgtagcgtattgaaattagtt
The sequence above is a segment of the Planococcus citri chromosome 3, ihPlaCitr1.1, whole genome shotgun sequence genome. Coding sequences within it:
- the LOC135840316 gene encoding facilitated trehalose transporter Tret1-like isoform X1; protein product: MNSESNASMDHGIEQADDHLKMNEEKKTLLPPKRSSVLDHYSISFEQLMFVIIIVLPALPAGVSVGFSAIALPELNLNLIQSSWFASLPTLGAILGNFITGYVIDRFGRKLAFFVNTIPAFIGFAFLAGSPKVVHLYIGQTCIGISQGAVTFVATAYIAESLAPDNLHFRSSLASWNILGVTLGLSITYVLGYLFHYDGVALIAASVALLSSILILVFVPESPAWLDQQGRFKEAQQARYQLGCERFDIESSTSYKPISDDINVDETLFSYLLKVRRKDVYMPLLVTTAYFFFQQFSGTQVYSAYMVEIITVKSLTIDSYLTTLICGLIMAMGQISYTSFLPRMGVRKIAITSSLVASSTTLVLGICNHLSSTITVYPYIVDYIHILAVWCNVFFSAMGIATVPYTIIGEIFPADAKGFGSVAVFAVNLFYFINLMIYPQAVVLSSYAIFYVYAIIGFLAVPFIYYCIPETVGRTLEQLSSDFSS
- the LOC135840316 gene encoding facilitated trehalose transporter Tret1-like isoform X2, whose protein sequence is MNSESNASMDHGIEQDDHLKMNEEKKTLLPPKRSSVLDHYSISFEQLMFVIIIVLPALPAGVSVGFSAIALPELNLNLIQSSWFASLPTLGAILGNFITGYVIDRFGRKLAFFVNTIPAFIGFAFLAGSPKVVHLYIGQTCIGISQGAVTFVATAYIAESLAPDNLHFRSSLASWNILGVTLGLSITYVLGYLFHYDGVALIAASVALLSSILILVFVPESPAWLDQQGRFKEAQQARYQLGCERFDIESSTSYKPISDDINVDETLFSYLLKVRRKDVYMPLLVTTAYFFFQQFSGTQVYSAYMVEIITVKSLTIDSYLTTLICGLIMAMGQISYTSFLPRMGVRKIAITSSLVASSTTLVLGICNHLSSTITVYPYIVDYIHILAVWCNVFFSAMGIATVPYTIIGEIFPADAKGFGSVAVFAVNLFYFINLMIYPQAVVLSSYAIFYVYAIIGFLAVPFIYYCIPETVGRTLEQLSSDFSS